The nucleotide sequence gactcaaattatgtcaattagcctattagaagcttctaaagccatgacatcattttctggaattttccaagctatttaaagtcacagtcaacttagtgtatgtaaattgctgacccactggaattgtgatacagtgaattatatgtgaaataatctgtctgtaaacaattgttggaaaaattacttgtgtcatgtcctaaccgacttgccagaactatagtttgctaacaagaaatttgtggagtggtttaaaaaccattttaaatgactccaacctaagtatatgtaaacttctgacttcaactgtatgtacatagggcagcagcctctaaaaTGCAGGGAtgagtaactgggtggtagctGGATAGCGACATTGACTATGTTATGGGCAGGGTaatgggtggtagctggctagtgacatTGACTATGTTATGGGCAGGGTAATGGGTGGAGGCCGGTTAGTGatagctatttaacagtctgatggccttaggatagaagctgttttacaATTTTCTCTTAGTACTGAGCAAAAACTTAAAAGCAACTTTTCTAAtgatttttactgagttacagttcatgtaagcaaatcagtcaattgaaataaataaattaggccataatctatgaatttcacatggaatcttttatttcaactcattaaACGtaggactaacactttacatgttgcgtttatatttttgttcagtatttatATACGtatggtagtatactaatggtaatatatacatgtaaacggGAGTTATAGTGACCAGTAGCAAaataaatagatagatactaatggtaatgagTAATGACAATgaataatcaatgaacagcagcaTAATGGTCGTAATATATCGATTTTAGAAGCAGCGTAGGAGTGAGGGGGTGTGTGCATGTGGGTATAAGTGTGTGGCgtcagtaatgtgtgtgtgagtgagggtgaATGTGACTGTGTATTAACTTGTTATTACCAAGTAGAGTTGGGATTATTAATTAAATGCGAGTTAATAAAACAAATCATATGAGAGTGGTGTCCATTGGCAAAGTTGTTTACACACATTGTATATCAATCTGTCCTCGTCCAGGTATACTCTGATCCCCACCTCTGTGATCCTGGGTATGGGAGGGTCTCCACTCTGGTCTGCCAAGTGTACCCTTCTCACCATCAGCGGCAACCTGCAGGCCCCTAACGAAAACAAGGCGGCAGCGGATGTTATCAATAAGTACTTTGGCATCTTCTTCCTGATATTCCAGTCTTCGGCTGTATGGGGAAACCTCATGTCGTCGTTGATATTCGGTTCAGACACAAATGGAAGTAAGAAGGaagtgcacacatacacacacttacgTACACATGCGCACCCAGAACAAATGCAACTTGTTTGTGAAAGCAATAACACTTATAAGTTAAAGGCTAACTGTAGGCTAAAGTCAATCATGTGTAGTCTACATTTATGACACTTGTTCTTGCCCGACCATCCTCTATGGTACCATCGGTCATAATATCTTTATGTCCTCCTAGCTAACATCACCATGGAAGATCTACAATATTGTGGTGCAGGTGTGTGTGCTGATATCAATTCAAACTCCACGACCAAAAAACCAGCACAACAATTGGTTTGGACGCTAGTCGGCTGCTATATTGGTAAGAACGTATTATTGTTTCTCAGTGTTGTAGGTTGATGCTAGTGAAATGTTCTGCTGCGACTATGTTCAGCGTGTGTAACTGTTGTGTTCCAGGGGTGGGTGTGCTGGCCATGATCATAGTGGCAGTATTTCTGGATAACATAGACAGAGATCAGGCCAGGGAGTTCAGGGAAAAGAGGGAACCATTCTGGAGCACCTTCCTGGCCACGTTTACACTCCTGAAGGACAAGAGACTCGTCATTCTCATCCCTTTGACCATGTACAGTGGCTTTGAACAGAGTTTCCTCTCTGGTGAATACACAAAGGTGAGGTGACGACAAGACATATGGTTCATACTCTGCCGCTAGGAATCCAACATGGAAGAATTCTTAATCAATGTTAGAGTGGCTAAGAGTAATGCGTGTGACCTTCCTTTGGTGTGTTTCCATTGCAGAACTATGTGACCTGTGCATTAGGAATCCATTTTGTTGGCTATGCGATGATATGTTTTGGAGCCGCAAATTCGTTATGTTCCTTTATGTTTGGGAGGTTGGCAGAATACACTGGAAGAGCCCCACTGTTTTGCTTGGGTAAGAAGAGCTTTCCAATAGAGACATTAACATTTTCATTGGTATACAGATGTGGATCTTAATTTGTctgccagtttgctacagcaggaacataatcctgcagcaacaggacatgtGGATTATAATTTCGATCCTACATCTGCAGAACACATATGTAAAGTCAGATTCGCTCACTACTCACCTCTCTTACAGCTGCGGTGACCAACTTTTCCTGTATCCTGGCTCTGTTGTTCTGGAAGCCTCACCCAGACCAGCTGCCAGTGTTCTTTGTGTTTCCTGCCCTCTGGGGCCTGGCAGATGCTGTGTGGCAGACACAAACCAACTGTGAGTTGAGCTATCATTTATGTATTACACGTTAGGTACATTTTGTCCAGGACTGAGGTAACAAGGGTTTTGTTCTTGTTTGCAGCACTGTACGGGGTTCTCTTCCCCAGACAAAAAGAAGCAGCATTCGCTAACTACCGTATGTGGGAATCACTGGGATTCGTTATAGCCTTCGCCTACAGTACCTTCATCTGTTTGGACATCAAGCTCTACATCCTCCTGGGAGTTCTGatcctctccatggtaacctatTTGTGGGTGGAGTACCAAGAACGCAAGAATCCTACTCTTCCAGTGGAGGAGGGAGTATACAACACAGACTTCTCAAAGGAAAATCACATCCTCAATCAGACCAGCTTGTAGACAAGACGTGGATttgttatgtacagtatgtgagggAATGACACCCAGTGAGAGAGATCTGGAGATCACCATTCTGCCACTGTCATTGCCAACCCCAATGGGAGACTTTTCTAGTGTGACAAAATGAGAGGTTTTGTGGATCtctataaaaatgtattattCTCACACCATCTTGACCCTGAATTATGTGTATTCATTTTCTCTGGTTGCACTTTTTATGCAGAATTCCTGTACAATTCAGATTTAAACGTCAACATTTTAACGTTATTTTTATGTCATGGCTGCTATGTTGAATTCAAATACATTGTGTTATGCTAAACTGTAACAGAGTGGAATACAGTACTGAGTCACTAATAAAGCAGATAACAAACTTTAATCTACCATGGAGTTAAAACTATTTAATAACGAATTGTTCTGTAGTCCCAAGTCTTTGTGCCAACAATACGAGTGGTAGAGCACAGCAGGGTCATCACTAATAATGAAACTTCCCCTTACATAATTGTTTTTGGCTTACGATGAGGCTACTCAGGGTGGCTCTGTGCTTCTTCAACCACAAGCAAATGTTCAATGAAAACAACTGATTTACCTTTCAGTGAAAGACTTATGGTGGGCTTTGCTTATGATGGTGTCTGGAAATACAAAAAGGGAATGAATGTACAATTACTTCTCGAATCTCTCACTACTGCTATTTTTACAGTGATACATGCTCCTGTATTTATCACTGTATTCATTGTAGGGTTGTTTTTTTTTATACAACTCCAATGAAAAGCCCCACTTGGAACATCAAACTGTGACAAGGCACTCATTTTAATGGTATGTCTGACTTACCACATTGCTTTTTTTAGGGCATAGAGCTGATTTAAAAGTGGTTCTACAAAACCACCCAATTAAAACATTGCATCAACTACACGATTCAATTAGTTGCGCATTACAGAACAATTAAGTTCATAAATGACTAATTGACGTACTTCGGGGCCAAAGTGTAGCTACTCTGAGCTTATATTAGACTGCACACCATGAACTGCTGTATTTGCCCCCTGACTCACAACCACTGTTGAATATCGACAAGCATAACCACGGAGAAAGTGGGCCGAAGTATGAAAAATGTCCTGGTTGTGTCCTTTGGATTCTTGCTGTTGTTTACTGCGACTGGAAGCCTTCTGAATCTACAGGTAAGTATTGGTAGAATTACACCGAGGCATGCATATACGCTAAACCAGATCATTATTTGAGCAACATCTGTTATTTTATTAGTAATGGTTGGAATCTCTCATTTGTTCTTGCTTATGACATTCACTTATGTAGACAAGGTCTTCAAATGCATCGTAAAGCTTTACACGTTTAAACAAATAGGTCTATCCCAGTCCATGTCATAACTATTACTGGGGTTTCCAGGACTGTTGTTCATAAAAGCTGTCTGAATAGACTTTGTTCCTCGTCTTTTACGACTACGTTACAGAGCAGTTTGAACACTGAAGAAGGAGTAGGTGTGGCCTCAGCAAGTGTGCAgtttgcctccatcattctgtcCTCCATGTTTGTTGCCCCCTTGGTTATAAAATACCTGGGCTGCAAGTGGACCATTGTTGCTGCGATGGGATGCAATGTTGTGTACACAGTTGGAAACTTCTATCCAGGATGGTAAAGCTTTTACTGAAAGATATGTAATACTATGTTATGTATGACGTGGCTTTGCTTTGTGACAAAATGTCCACACCTACACATTCCTAGCTTGTTACAAAATTATAGGCTCTCGGCTTGTAATAAAACCTGATAACAAGATATGTTACTAGAGttacatgacaacacaacaacacaactgaGCTCAGCAGTCATCTTTAGAAAGACAGTGCTGAGTTTTATTAAACAGAGAAATGGTTACTGACAATGTCACGCCCTAAccctctatttggtttggtcagggtgtgctgtccctgattgagaaccatacccgaaCCATTCCCtccttttaaaaatgtttttacatttttatatttatttatttttttgaattGTGTGTCGCCtcacggacctcccagtcgcggccgacTTTGACAGAGCCTGGgggtgaacccagagtctctggtggcacagtggtctaaggcactgcatcgcaatgctagctgtgccaccagagactctgcgatgcagtgccttagaccactgtgccacctgGGAGGCCCTTGTCCCTCCTTTCTGTGTGGGAAGTTAATTTTGATTGTGGCACTTAGCCCTTAAGATTCACTGTTGTTTTTGtatggtttattgtttttgtcggcGTCGTCCTAATAAAgaggaatatgtacgctcaccacgctgcgctttggccTACTTCATTCGAAGGCCGTGACAGACAAAACATATAGTTCattgtcaaaagttttagaacacctactcattcaaaggtttttctttatttcttactattttctacattgtagaataaaagtgaatacataaaaaatataaaacacatatggaatcatgtagtaagcaaaaagtgttaaacaaatcaaaatatatttgagattcttcaaagtagccaccctttgcgtggttgacagctttgcacactcttggtattctctcaaccagcttaatctggaatgcttttccaacagtcttgaaggagttgcctcctatgctgagcacttgttgggtgcttttccttcactttgcggtccaactcatcccaaaccatctcaattgggttgaggtcaggtgattgtggaggccagtaatctgatgcagcactccatcactctccttcttggtcaaatagcccttacacagcctggaggtgtgttgggtcattgtcctgttgaaaaacaaatgttagtcccactaagcacaaaccagatgggatggtgtatcgctgtggtagccatgctggttcattgtgtcttgaattctaaataaatcacaggcaGTGTCACCAGgagagcacccccacaccattacaccttctcctccatgcttcaaggtgggattcacacatgcggagatcatccgttcacctactgtgcctcacaaagacacaccggttggaaccaaaaatctcaaatttggactcatcagaccaaacaacagatttccaccggtctaatgtccattgcttttgtttcttggcccaagcaagtctcttattatttgggtcctttagtagtggtttctttgcaacaattcgaccataaaagcctgattcacagtctcctctgaacagttgttattgagatgtgtctgttatttgaactctgtgaagcctttatttgggctgcaatttctgaggctggtagatctaatgaacttatcctctgcagcagaggtaattctgggtcttcctttcctgtggaggtcctcatgagagccagtttcatcatagcgctggatggtttttgcatctgcacttgaagaaactttcaaacttcttgacattttctggattgactggccttcatgtcctaaagtaatgatgaactgttgtttctctttgcttatttgagctgtttttgccataatatggacttggtcttttaccaaataggtctatcttctgtttaccacccctaccttgttataacacaactgattgactcaaacgcattaaggaaatacatttcaaattaacaaggcacacttgttaattgaaatgcattccaggtgactacctcacgaagctggttgagagaatgccaacagctgtcaaggcaaagggtggctactttgaataatctaaaatacatttttatttgtttatcacatttttggttactacatgattccatgtgtgttatttcatagttttgaagtattcactattattctacaatgtagaaaatagtcaaaataaagaaaaacccttgaatgagtaggtgtgtccaaacttttaactggtactgtacttACAAATAAATATCACTAACATAGGAAATCATGTAAAGGTTCATCTGAAATGCCTTAGTGTCCATTGCGTGACCCTAAACTGAAATTCCCATGCACCCCAATAGGACACACAACCTCTCTATCTAGTCTACTGATtgcttactgtactgtattatactgtgcTGCCTTGTCTCTCTAAGGGAAACCCTGCTCCCTACTTCAATAATCCTTGGATTTGGGGAATCTCCTTTATGGTCAGCTACAAGCACCTATCTTACCATAAATGGTAGAAAACAAGCGGAGAAGGACAACAAGAAGACCCAAGATGTGATAAACCAGTACTTCGGGATCTTGTTTCTGCTGTACCAGTCTTCAGCAGTCTGGGGAAATCTAATGTCCTCCATTGTCTTCGGGCAAGACTCAACCTCAGGTCAGTGTGACAATAATGGATTTCCACTGCAAAGAGGCAAAACGTGTAATGGCATACCTTATCTACAAAGCTACATCTTGTGTGTAATTTACAATACAATTTGTGTTTCATTGTGTTTACTACTGTATTTCTCTCCAGTCAACATCAGTGAGAGTGATCTACAGTTCTGTGGAGTGGGTAGCTGTGGCAACATCAGCGAGGCCCCAAGCAATTCCACCAGACCACCGGAGAGATTAGTGCACACTCTGATGGGCTGCTATGTTGGTGAGCCTACTTCCCAATGACAGCAGTACATCAGCTAAACAACTTACGATAGCCAAGCCAACATAGTGTTTCAGAATGCAGTTTTAATCAAGTTGTGTCTTGGTTTTTGCAGGAGTAGGTGTGCTGGCCATGCTCTTAGTGGCTGTGTTTCTGGATAACATTGACCGAGATATGACACTGGAGTTTAGAAGCAACAAGGAGCCATTCTGCAGCACTTTCTTGGCCACGTTTAAACAGCTAAACGATAGGCGTCAGGTGTTTTTGATCCCAGTCACTGCCTACATTGGTCTGGAGTTGGGTTTTCTCAATGGGGAGTACACCAAGGTACAGTACGTCTAATAACAATCCGATATTCCTTATAGATACTGTAGGGTACCGAAGTGATTCTGTTGACTTCTCGTAGGAATATGTGACCTGCGCTTTGGGACTACATTTTGTTGGATATGTAATGATTTGCTTTGGTGCCACAAGTTCCCTGTTTTCCTACGCGTTTGGGCGTCTGTCACAATATTCTGGACGGGTAGCTCTTTTCGCTTTGGGTAAGACTCAAGCCATATATTTTAGTGAGAGCTCTCTCGAACAATATCAATACTATAAGACTCATCATTGGCCATATAAATACTGTAATTTTCCTCTGGCAGCCACAACcacccagtttacctgtatcctGGGTCTGTTGTTCTGGAGGCCTCACCCAGACCAGCTGCCAGTGTTCTTTGTGTTTCCTGCCCTCTGGGGCCTGGCAGACGCTGTGTGGCAGACACAAACCAATGGTGAGTTAGTTACTATATTTTTGCATTCAGATCCTTCCATAGAAACATAATACATTACAAGCAAAGCACAATGAATTATTTGAGCTTGATTAAATTCTCTTTATATATTTTTCAGCACTCTATGGTGTTCTCTTCCATGGTCAGAAGGAGGCAGCATTTGCCAACTATCGCCTATGGGAGGCAGTGGGATATGTAATAGCATTTGCTTGTAGCCGTTTTCTCTGTGTGAATACCAAGCTATACATCCTTATGGGAGTTCTTCTGCTCTCAGTGACACTTTGTTTTTCAGTGGAATATGGTGAATACATTAGCCCTACACCAAGTGAGGACAACACTATCGATACGAAACTGGAGATAAAGAGCACAGAACTCAATGAGGATAATGATACAGAATGTGATAAAGTGTTGTAAACATTGTCAAATGTACTTAGCCACACTATGGCAATCAGCATGTGTGAGATTCTTTTTACAATAAAAATGTGAAACCCCATTCATAACATCCATGAAGATTAATAAGGAACTTACTGTACTGAGGTAactcattaaatccattatttattacTGAGCAGATATTTAAGTATGTCTGTTCCAGTCCAAAGGATCAATCTTCAAATGTCTGCAAATGTGTCTGGATATAGAGGATTTCATAGATTCCTAGTGTTTTTATCATTAACTGATCCACCGTTTGAGGAAAATGGGAAGAAATATGAAAAATGTATGCGTTTCTTGTGGATTACTGCTGATGTTCACAACAACTGGAAgtctcttttatttttattttttatttcacctttatttaaccaggtaggctagttgagaacaagttctcatttgcaactgcgacctggccaagataaagcatagcagtgtgagcagacaacacagagttacacatggagtaaacaattaacaagtcaataacacaatagggaaAAAAATAGGGGgcgtctatatatatatatacattgtgtgcaaaaggcatgaggtaggagagtagagtgttggaagcaattttgtagatgacatcgccaaagtcgaggatcggtaggatagtcagtattactagggtaagtttggcggcatgagtgaaggaggctttgttgcggaatagaaagctgactcttgat is from Oncorhynchus gorbuscha isolate QuinsamMale2020 ecotype Even-year linkage group LG14, OgorEven_v1.0, whole genome shotgun sequence and encodes:
- the LOC123995075 gene encoding protein unc-93 homolog A-like, with product MIDRNMKNVLVVSIGFLSLFTAYGGLQSLQSSLNAEDGMGVTSLSVIYASIILSSMFLPPILIKNLGCKWTIVAGMGCYVTYSIGNLYPGWYTLIPTSVILGMGGSPLWSAKCTLLTISGNLQAPNENKAAADVINKYFGIFFLIFQSSAVWGNLMSSLIFGSDTNGTNITMEDLQYCGAGVCADINSNSTTKKPAQQLVWTLVGCYIGVGVLAMIIVAVFLDNIDRDQAREFREKREPFWSTFLATFTLLKDKRLVILIPLTMYSGFEQSFLSGEYTKNYVTCALGIHFVGYAMICFGAANSLCSFMFGRLAEYTGRAPLFCLAAVTNFSCILALLFWKPHPDQLPVFFVFPALWGLADAVWQTQTNSLYGVLFPRQKEAAFANYRMWESLGFVIAFAYSTFICLDIKLYILLGVLILSMVTYLWVEYQERKNPTLPVEEGVYNTDFSKENHILNQTSL
- the LOC123995074 gene encoding protein unc-93 homolog A-like isoform X3, which translates into the protein MKNVLVVSFGFLLLFTATGSLLNLQSSLNTEEGVGVASASVQFASIILSSMFVAPLVIKYLGCKWTIVAAMGCNVVYTVGNFYPGWETLLPTSIILGFGESPLWSATSTYLTINGRKQAEKDNKKTQDVINQYFGILFLLYQSSAVWGNLMSSIVFGQDSTSVNISESDLQFCGVGSCGNISEAPSNSTRPPERLVHTLMGCYVGVGVLAMLLVAVFLDNIDRDMTLEFRSNKEPFCSTFLATFKQLNDRRQVFLIPVTAYIGLELGFLNGEYTKPQPPSLPVSWVCCSGGLTQTSCQCSLCFLPSGAWQTLCGRHKPMHSMVFSSMVRRRQHLPTIAYGRQWDM
- the LOC123995074 gene encoding protein unc-93 homolog A-like isoform X1; protein product: MKNVLVVSFGFLLLFTATGSLLNLQSSLNTEEGVGVASASVQFASIILSSMFVAPLVIKYLGCKWTIVAAMGCNVVYTVGNFYPGWETLLPTSIILGFGESPLWSATSTYLTINGRKQAEKDNKKTQDVINQYFGILFLLYQSSAVWGNLMSSIVFGQDSTSVNISESDLQFCGVGSCGNISEAPSNSTRPPERLVHTLMGCYVGVGVLAMLLVAVFLDNIDRDMTLEFRSNKEPFCSTFLATFKQLNDRRQVFLIPVTAYIGLELGFLNGEYTKEYVTCALGLHFVGYVMICFGATSSLFSYAFGRLSQYSGRVALFALGKTQAIYFSESSLEQYQYYKTHHWPYKYCNFPLAATTTQFTCILGLLFWRPHPDQLPVFFVFPALWGLADAVWQTQTNALYGVLFHGQKEAAFANYRLWEAVGYVIAFACSRFLCVNTKLYILMGVLLLSVTLCFSVEYGEYISPTPSEDNTIDTKLEIKSTELNEDNDTECDKVL
- the LOC123995074 gene encoding protein unc-93 homolog A-like isoform X2, with the translated sequence MKNVLVVSFGFLLLFTATGSLLNLQSSLNTEEGVGVASASVQFASIILSSMFVAPLVIKYLGCKWTIVAAMGCNVVYTVGNFYPGWETLLPTSIILGFGESPLWSATSTYLTINGRKQAEKDNKKTQDVINQYFGILFLLYQSSAVWGNLMSSIVFGQDSTSVNISESDLQFCGVGSCGNISEAPSNSTRPPERLVHTLMGCYVGVGVLAMLLVAVFLDNIDRDMTLEFRSNKEPFCSTFLATFKQLNDRRQVFLIPVTAYIGLELGFLNGEYTKEYVTCALGLHFVGYVMICFGATSSLFSYAFGRLSQYSGRVALFALATTTQFTCILGLLFWRPHPDQLPVFFVFPALWGLADAVWQTQTNALYGVLFHGQKEAAFANYRLWEAVGYVIAFACSRFLCVNTKLYILMGVLLLSVTLCFSVEYGEYISPTPSEDNTIDTKLEIKSTELNEDNDTECDKVL